A stretch of Nitrososphaerota archaeon DNA encodes these proteins:
- a CDS encoding 6-carboxytetrahydropterin synthase: protein MDRDYRNNFSITKKINFVMGHRVFTQNLPTELGKNKCRHLHGHEYVLEVFLTQNLQSDGMVLDFTYFNYLNDFIQKYIDHKFMLSIHDPLFERITGITLEKSKLLSVSMCRDNESNICVSKEKSNTTLFYIFDNTYDENKNEHRESFILVDFVPTAENLGLFFKQVITSLKEIGKIPESIQVEKIRLYETMKAYVEVNFLQ from the coding sequence ATGGATAGAGACTATAGAAATAATTTTTCAATTACTAAGAAAATTAATTTCGTAATGGGTCATAGAGTATTTACACAAAATTTACCAACAGAACTTGGAAAGAATAAGTGTAGGCATTTACATGGACATGAATATGTATTAGAAGTTTTTTTAACACAAAATCTCCAAAGTGATGGTATGGTACTTGATTTCACATATTTCAACTACTTAAATGATTTCATACAGAAATACATTGACCATAAGTTTATGTTATCTATACATGATCCTTTATTTGAAAGAATAACAGGAATAACACTAGAGAAAAGCAAACTTCTATCTGTATCTATGTGTAGAGATAATGAAAGTAATATCTGTGTAAGTAAAGAGAAAAGTAATACTACATTATTTTATATCTTTGATAATACTTATGATGAGAATAAGAATGAACATAGAGAAAGTTTTATACTAGTTGATTTTGTACCAACAGCAGAGAATCTTGGTTTATTCTTTAAACAAGTTATTACAAGTTTAAAAGAAATTGGAAAGATACCAGAAAGTATACAAGTTGAGAAAATAAGGTTATATGAGACTATGAAAGCTTATGTTGAAGTAAATTTTCTGCAATAA